The Pseudonocardia sp. HH130630-07 DNA window CCACGGCGAGCGGGGGCAGGTGCTCCTCGAAGACGTCGGCGGCGATCCGCACCAGCTCGACGGTCTGGCGCAGGCTGATCCGGCGGGCCAGGTCCCGGGGAGCGATCCGGAACGCCTCCGCGGTGAGCGGGGTGGTGCGTTCCGGCTCGCGCAGCCAGGACACGAAGTTCGCCACCCCGGTCTGGGTGACCAGGGCGACCCCGGAGCGCTGGTCGGCGGGCAACCGGGCGAACCACGGACGGCGCCGCTCCATCTCCGCCAGGCACGCACCGGCCAGCGGTGCGGAGGCGAGTTCGAGGCGGCGCAGCGTCGAGTCCGCTACCGGGTGCCGGTGCACATGGGGCAGCATGGCACGACGATGTCCGACGACTCCGACAGCCACTCCCGTCCCGGCTCCCGGGTCACGGTGCAGCGGGCGCAGGACCGGTTCCGCACCGCGACCGGGTGGCTCGACTCCCGGCACAGCTTCTCCGCGGGCGCGCACTACGACCCCGCCAACACCCATTTCGGGCTGCTCCTGCTGCACAACGAGGACCGGGTGTCGGCCGGGCTCGGCTACGACGAGCACCCGCACCGCGACACCGAGATCCTCACCTGGGTGCTGGAGGGGGAGCTGGAGCACCGCGACTCCGGCAGCGGCCGGGTCGAGCGGGTCGGGCCGGGCACGGTGCAGCGCCTCGGTGCCGGGTCGGGCGTGCGGCACTCCGAGCACGCCACCGCGGCCGCCGGGGTGCGGTTCGTGCAGATGTGGGTGGTGCCCGACGCCCCGGGCGGAGCTCCCGAGTACGAGCTGCGGGACGCGCCGGCCGGACCCGGCGCGGTCGTCCTGGCGTCCGGGCTGGCCCGGCACCGGGACGAGCGGCTACTGCCGCTGCGGCAGTCCGACGCGGCGCTGACGATCGCGCGACTGGCACCGGGGGACACGATCGATCTGCCCGCGGCCCCGTACGTGCACGCCTTCGCCGCCCGCGGCACGCTCGATGTCGAGGCGGCCCCCGGCCTGGACACCGGCGACGCCCTGCGCGTGGTCGGCGACGGCGGCCGCCGCTGCACCGCAGGCCCGCAGGGTGCGGAGATCCTCCTGTGGGAGATGCA harbors:
- a CDS encoding pirin family protein, producing MSDDSDSHSRPGSRVTVQRAQDRFRTATGWLDSRHSFSAGAHYDPANTHFGLLLLHNEDRVSAGLGYDEHPHRDTEILTWVLEGELEHRDSGSGRVERVGPGTVQRLGAGSGVRHSEHATAAAGVRFVQMWVVPDAPGGAPEYELRDAPAGPGAVVLASGLARHRDERLLPLRQSDAALTIARLAPGDTIDLPAAPYVHAFAARGTLDVEAAPGLDTGDALRVVGDGGRRCTAGPQGAEILLWEMHTALGRT